In Vespa crabro chromosome 7, iyVesCrab1.2, whole genome shotgun sequence, a single window of DNA contains:
- the LOC124425610 gene encoding transcription factor che-1-like — MAENFFRPWTNESTKNIAENNAEEEDCDSIISLLIEDNNAESPYEGNDERRSNESLSSNVENSAEERSLDPAPRNSNEYLSRDNARPNADQFTNVTSIGMINFPPKSTANFLSYCQLDYLRNMNLYQPSEMFTIQNMNGTCWPSSSFLNLNGFTDPCCTAIPPGIHHYDTPTSYTTSIEKAAELVNLQDVAAKQIKKFRPKKFRCEYCDVAFSNNGQLKGHIRIHTGERPYKCDTVGCSKSFTRNEELTRHKRIHTGLRPHICMLCAKRFGRKDHLKKHTRTHENRDPYHVSASSLDIFSSGIAFPSYLYRK; from the exons ATGGCTGAGAATTTTTTTCGTCCTTGGACGAACGAGAGTACGAAGAACATAGCGGAAAACAATGCAGAGGAAGAGGACTGCGATAGCATTATATCACTATTaatagaagataataatgcAGAATCACCGTATGAGGGTAATGACGAAAGAAGGAGTAACGAGTCGTTATCCTCAAATGTAGAAAATTCGGCTGAAGAACGAAGTTTGGATCCTGCACCGAGAAATTCAAATGAATACTTGTCCAGGGATAACGCACGTCCTAATGCGGATCAATTTACAAATGTTACTTCTATCGGCATGATAAATTTTCCACCTAAAAGCACTGCAAATTTCTTGTCATATTGCCAATTGGATTATCTACGTAACATGAACTTATATCAGCCATCGGAAATGTTTACGATACAGAACATGAATGGTACATGTTGGCCATCATCGAGCTTCCTTAACCTTAATGGATTTACCGATCCATGCTGTACCGCCATACCACCGGGAATTCATCATTATGATACACCAACAAGTTATACCACGTCCATTGAAAAAGCCGCCGAGTTGGTCAATTTACAAGATGTTGCGgctaaacaaataaaaaaatttcgaccGAAGAAATTTCGCTGCGAGTATTGCGATGTGGCCTTCAGTAATAATGGTCAACTCAAAGGACACATTAGAATACATACAG GCGAAAGACCATATAAATGTGATACTGTGGGATGTAGTAAAAGCTTCACACGAAACGAAGAGTTGACTCGACATAAAAGAATCCATACCGGATTAAGGCCTCATATATGTATGCTTTGTGCAAAACGTTTTGGGAGAAaagatcatttaaaaaaacataCGAGGACGCACGAAAATCGTGATCCATATCACGTATCTGCATCCTCTTTGGATATTTTTTCATCTGGCATAGCTTTTCCATCGTATCTCtatcgaaaatga
- the LOC124425374 gene encoding venom allergen 5.01: MKISGFVYLILITTIINLSFSEANNYCKIKCRSGIHTLCKYGTSTKPNCGKNVVKASGLTKAEKLEILKQHNEFRQKVARGLETRGNPGPQPPAKSMNTLVWNDELAQIAQVWANQCNYGHDNCRNSAKYSVGQNIAEQSTTADSFGSVSNMVKMWSDEVKDYQYGSPKNKLNKVGHYTQMVWAKTKEIGCGSIKYIENGWHRHYLVCNYGPAGNVGNEPIYEKK, translated from the exons ATGAAAATCAGCGGATTCGTTTATCTCATCCTTATTACcacgataattaatttatcgttcAGTGAGgcgaataattattgtaaaattaagtGTCGATCAGGTATCCATACTCTCTGCAAATATGGAACT TCGACAAAACCGAATTGCGGTAAAAACGTAGTGAAAGCCAGTGGTCTAACGAAAGCAGAGAAATTAGAAATCCTAAAGCAGCACAATGAATTTAGACAAAAGGTTGCACGGGGCTTGGAGACCAGAGGTAATCCTGGACCGCAGCCCCCAGCGAAGAGTATGAACACTttg GTATGGAATGATGAATTAGCTCAAATCGCCCAAGTATGGGCTAATCAATGTAATTATGGTCATGACAATTGTAGGAATTCAG CAAAATATTCAGTCGGACAAAATATAGCCGAACAAAGTACCACAGCCGATTCATTCGGGTCGGTATCTAATATGGTCAAAATGTGGTCAGATGAAGTGAAAGATTATCAATACGGATCACCAAAGAA tAAACTAAATAAAGTCGGCCATTACACTCAAATGGTTTGGGCTAAAACTAAGGAAATTGGTTGTggaagtataaaatatattgaaaatggcTGGCACCGTCATTACCTTGTATGTAATTACGGACCCGCCGGAAATGTTGGAAATGAACCAATTTATGAAAAGAAGTAA
- the LOC124425611 gene encoding uncharacterized protein LOC124425611 gives MQTICKPDPCCCPPILVPSCPPPCSSTTKIKDPCSKYYEQIGAEMIGNQLIIRMEKDKSKSKKRLDQWDPPCDCDVIEIQRPTSKSGPKVLNASNNNRVLFRVQSKSHINKEDPINNSQAISYEIGSCKGDKNINDECRTFTFYPSYGTPGSQEVHTDQITDGNENVCLLKIKKKPDKMEKFKRNIELELRTPRPPTPPIPSIIKAERKAKD, from the exons atgcaAACAATTTGTAAACCAG ATCCTTGCTGTTGTCCACCAATACTCGTTCCATCATGTCCACCACCTTGTTCATCGACAACAAAAATCAAAGATCCTTGTTCAAAGTATTACGAACAAATTGGTGCGGAAATGATAGGTAATCAATTGATCATACGtatggaaaaagataaatcgaaATCCAAAAAAAGATTAGATCAATGGGATCCACCGTGCGATTGCGACGTTATCGAAATACAAAGGCCGACGAGTAAATCAGGACCTAAAGTTTTGAATGCTAGCAATAATAATCGAGTTTTGTTTCGTGTACAATCGAAAAGTCATATAAATAAGGAAGACCCAATAAATAATTCTCAAGCTATTTCTTACGAG ATTGGTTCGTGCAAAggcgataaaaatattaacgacgaATGTCGAACTTTCACATTTTATCCTTCATACGGTACTCCTGGATCGCAGGAAGTACATACCGATCAAATTACAGACGGCAATGAAAATGTTTGTTTGttgaaaatcaaaaagaaaccGGATAAGATGgagaaatttaaaagaaacatcGAATTGGAACTTAGAACACCAAGACCACCTACGCCACCCATCCCTTCTATCATAAAAGCAGAACGTAAAGCAAAGG Attga
- the LOC124425462 gene encoding uncharacterized protein LOC124425462 — protein MLEPLIVLTVLNCLFMFSSTVTTCALWWQYRRHRCYDVRKVPSSRRTCRSHIRKSNSCTSCHVSKKIVQSKVDDRNHVFGSGRSFMNADEQYKKKILDETKPASKLRYLSDYKKHKDERRIHPFTEPSTKHKDSAIRKQISEVSDTTNDTKSTVIMEFSTVQKIVQLVDNNGDISMAKVTVIPARDIIEKNKKFDLDVGNKFEDDIRTVEKISRSTVH, from the exons ATGTTGGAGCCGTTGATAGTATTGACAgttttaaattgtttatttatgttCAGCTCGACCGTGACCACGTGCGCATTAtg GTGGCAATATCGACGTCATCGTTGTTACGATGTCAGAAAGGTTCCATCATCTCGACGAACTTGTAGATCTCACATAAGAAAATCTAACAGCTGTACGAGTTGTCACGTTTCCAAGAAAATTGTCCAATCAAAGGTAGACGATAGAAATCACGTTTTTGGCAGCGGTAGATCTTTTATGAATGCCGATGAacaatacaagaaaaaaattttggaCGAAACCAAACCTGCAAGCAAGCTTAGATATTTGTCCGATTATAAAAAGCATAAAGACGAAAGAAGGATACATCCTTTtac cgaaCCATCAACCAAGCACAAAGATTCGGCAAttagaaaacaaatttctGAGGTATCTGATACGACCAACGATACTAAGTCAACCGTGATAATGGAATTCTCAACGGTACAAAAGATCGTTCAACTCGTTGACAACAATGGCGACATATCTATGGCAAAAGTAACAGTTATACCGGCGCGTGATATCAtcgagaagaacaaaaaatttgatttagaTGTTGGAAATAAATTTGAGGATGACATTAGGACAGTcgaaaagatttcacgttctACGGtacattag
- the LOC124425461 gene encoding uncharacterized protein LOC124425461 isoform X2: protein MLEIFALCSCACLACLWCAIALELMPILPCKVCCRVKNRCECAKTNENVPTFDVTIHNCSCPNLNCQGQQQQQQHYNGSPIRLSYYSMTFDPCQQMPISNINNIPHISNIPKVFKNNIPNVLNIPNISNIPNMTNISNVPNIWKDYTQYYKQIPANFKRKRYFPRKLKGQRNYL from the exons ATGCTGGAGATCTTTGCACTTTGTAGTTGTGCCTGTCTCGCTTGTCTCTGGTGTGCCATCGCTCTTGAACT GATGCCAATTCTACCATGCAAGGTTTGTTGTCGTGTAAAAAATCGGTGTGAGTGTGCGAAAACTAA tGAAAATGTACCTACATTTGATGTGACCATCCATAATTGTTCCTGTCCAAATTTGAACTGTCAaggacaacaacaacaacaacaacattatAATGGATCACCCATACGATTATCTTACTATTCGATGACCTTTGATCCGTGTCAACAAATGCcaatatctaatataaataatataccaCACATATCTAATATaccgaaagtatttaaaaataacatacCTAACGTACTTAACATACCTAACATATCTAATATACCTAATATGACTAACATATCCAATGTGCCTAATATTTGGAAGGATTACACGCAATATTACAAACAAATACCAGCTAATTTCAAgagaaaacgatattttccGAGGAAGCTAAAGGGACAacgaaattatttgtaa
- the LOC124425461 gene encoding uncharacterized protein LOC124425461 isoform X1, with protein sequence MSFIINKSSTKRRKNKSQEKKEVTHRMDVKRKIRKKLINSHRLALNSKPVKPNLLNSVSFPYLHTNNNGYAINGMPILPCKVCCRVKNRCECAKTNENVPTFDVTIHNCSCPNLNCQGQQQQQQHYNGSPIRLSYYSMTFDPCQQMPISNINNIPHISNIPKVFKNNIPNVLNIPNISNIPNMTNISNVPNIWKDYTQYYKQIPANFKRKRYFPRKLKGQRNYL encoded by the exons ATGTCTTTTATTATCAACAAAAGCTCCACCAAGCgtcgtaaaaataaatcacaagaaaaaaaagaagtaacgcATCGTATGGatgtcaaaagaaaaattagaaagaaattaatcaattCTCATCGTTTGGCATTGAATTC AAAACCCGTGAAACCGAATTTGTTGAACTCCGTGTCATTTCCTTATTtacatacaaataataatggatATGCAATAAATGG GATGCCAATTCTACCATGCAAGGTTTGTTGTCGTGTAAAAAATCGGTGTGAGTGTGCGAAAACTAA tGAAAATGTACCTACATTTGATGTGACCATCCATAATTGTTCCTGTCCAAATTTGAACTGTCAaggacaacaacaacaacaacaacattatAATGGATCACCCATACGATTATCTTACTATTCGATGACCTTTGATCCGTGTCAACAAATGCcaatatctaatataaataatataccaCACATATCTAATATaccgaaagtatttaaaaataacatacCTAACGTACTTAACATACCTAACATATCTAATATACCTAATATGACTAACATATCCAATGTGCCTAATATTTGGAAGGATTACACGCAATATTACAAACAAATACCAGCTAATTTCAAgagaaaacgatattttccGAGGAAGCTAAAGGGACAacgaaattatttgtaa